Within Plectropomus leopardus isolate mb unplaced genomic scaffold, YSFRI_Pleo_2.0 unplaced_scaffold13217, whole genome shotgun sequence, the genomic segment GGAAAAATAATATGGTGattttttctaattatcataattccaTATTCagtattatacattttttaaacccttttccaagtcatttccttgtttgattttcttttttcttcttattttgcaaattttcagtttgggtttttttgtactttttacaaatttcttgctaatttttgagtaatttctgcTTTAGTTGCTCATGTCCTTCTCTTAATGTAAAGTCTTTGCACAAGCATCTTTAGGCAGtggattttaattaaaacagataTATAAATAATCTTACTGGTGTGATTACTCGTCTGACTGCCTCAAAAGTTCCAcagttttttatgatttatcaTGAAGTCAGTAACACAGTCCTCACCTGTGCAGTTGGCCTCATCTGACCAGTCTCTGCAGTCATTGTCTCCGTCGCAGCGCCACGCCTCGCGGATACAAACACCTCGTGCACATGTGAATTCTCCAGGGCCGCACTGGTGAGACTCTGAGAGACACGTCAAACCTACAGTTAGTACTTTCAGTGTACTGCGTGTACTTCCACTGTCCTGGTtcagcaaaaccaaaaacatgtaGGTGAATGTTGCTGCTGTGTAAGCGCCACTTTGTTTTAGATTGactttaagcctttgaaacttggagcgacatcactttccttgtgctgctttcagttttcagtatttaaccctttgaacgctgagcaaattagtgcgatttctttcaagtgagcaacttggttaataatgaaatacaaattGCATAAATTtgtagattcagaaaattatttttaaaaaaggaaggaagaaatgtctaggaaaaaagaaaaaataattattaattaattaatgatcataattacatattcaaaattattttacagaattatatttttcagcacttttccgagtcttgtttcattttttcatttttttgattgttttgtgtttgcttctcaattattttcaaataattttcttgtactttttactaatttcttgccattttttgtgttatttcatcctttgttgctcattttctccttcaatgtttttgaaagaattttattatattatatttttaaaaaaactgcaatggaaacactttttttcacttttctaggtcacatgatgccatgtcTATGTGCCGGTCAGTAGGaactgatgcagcaggagctacaacagctgttattgcatcacgtaactctgagaaagttgagcggatcatccggaagttttgaatccacaattcctctgtgaaatcagaaaaacacgcctacgtcaccttggattggaaaaaatgacggCTACTGTGGTGactacaatagaaataaaactgctaatgttttgaacattcatcgccatggttactgggatgttatcgccTACAGTTGATTGATTTCATAATGCCTCCGCTACACACGATGGCAGATAAACAGCCACATCTTACCGCAGTGCTCCTCATCACTGTTGTCTCCACAGTCGTCTTCATGGTCACATTTGAAGGCCAGCGGGATGCAGGAACCCGAGGCCATGCAGCGAAACTGATTGGACGGGTCACAGGTCGTGGTGGCTGAAAGAAAATTCTCAATGAGTAAACGGCTGCTGCATTTTGTCTCTCTACACACTGAGAAGAACGACGTGGCTGAATACTCACGACACTCCTGCTCATCGCTCATGTCGCCGCAGTCGTTGTCGCTGTCACACTTCCAGATGCTGCTGATGCAGCGGCCGTTGGAGCAGCGGTACTGGTTGGGCAAACAGCTGTGCTCTGAGTGGATCACATGCAACCACTAATTAATCAGACTGCGCCCCCTGAGACTGAGAGACAGCGTCGTGTATCTTACAGGATCATTACGATTCTGCAGTTTGTGCTTTTATCTCACCGGTCTTGACGCAGGTGTTGTTTTGGAGCTGGTACCCGGTGGGACATTGGCACTGCAGCTCTCCGTTGGGCATGGAAACAGTCGGGGCTCCGTCGGGGcagacacaggtgtgtctgtggCCGGGCTGAGGCAGACACAGCAGGCTGCACGGCTGGTCGGCGCACGCATTATGACCTGCGGATCCAGACCTCAGTTTGACAACGAATACAGTTTTGAAACTCTCTAAGCCAGTGATGCTTCACTTACAGCCGGCGGgaatttgtacttttagtatatatagAGTGCataaatgacaccaaaacagAGCTCTTAAAAAGTGCCTGTGGAGGATCCTCTGCACCATCCGACGGAGGTCCTGGCTACGAccctaatgtcctcaaatcctagaaacaacctaaCAGCCgaga encodes:
- the LOC121963909 gene encoding sortilin-related receptor-like, which produces MFWTDWGDRAAGVYRSYMDGTNVSCIVSEGVRWPNGITADDHWLYWTEAYSDRIERADFMGGQRSVLMEGLPHPYAIAVFKNDLYWDDWSRMGIFKASKAGSQSNELIVGRLTGVMDLKIFYKGKNRGHNACADQPCSLLCLPQPGHRHTCVCPDGAPTVSMPNGELQCQCPTGYQLQNNTCVKTEHSCLPNQYRCSNGRCISSIWKCDSDNDCGDMSDEQECPTTTCDPSNQFRCMASGSCIPLAFKCDHEDDCGDNSDEEHCESHQCGPGEFTCARGVCIREAWRCDGDNDCRDWSDEANCT